GTATATGATTCCTCtttgtcttattattttatttttttctcataaatttgtCATAGAACATCTACCCAGcatttttgaaatcatcttatAGTTagtcaaatccttaataaatagGAAACtggaatcttttttaaaaaaaagtttggttaTTAGCCCTTCTTTCATCTCTTAAAACAGTCTCTTCTATTGATTATAATAGTGatagttattaaaaaaagataaactcCAGGTTAaagtttatcttattttatcatgTCCCAGACTGTTTCGTTCATTGATAATATTTagacttttccctttttttttgtagGAGTTTTTCATCAGTATGTCTGAAACCATtaaatataatgatgatgatcataAAACTCTGTTTCTGAAAACATTAAATGAGCAACGTCTGGAAGGGGAATTCTGTGATATTGCTATTGTGGTAGAAGACGTGAAGTTCAGGGCACATAGATGTGTGCTTGCTGCATGCAGTACCTACTTCAAAAAGCTTTTCAAGAAGCTGGAAGTAGATAGCTCATCTGTAATAGAGATAGATTTCCTTCGTTCTGACATATTTGAAGAAGTTTTGAATTACATGTATACTGCAAAGATTTCTGTAAAAAAAGAAGACGTCAACTTAATGATGTCATCAGGTCAGATTCTTGGTATCCGGTTTTTGGATAAACTCTGTTCTCAGAAGCGGGATGTATCTAgtcctgaagaaaataacactcaGGCCAAAAACAAGTATTGCTTAAAAATAAACCGCCCCATTGGAGAATCTACTGACAATCAGGATGATGAAGTAGAAGAGATTGGAGATCAGGATGATAGCCCTTCCGATGACACTGTGGAAGGGACTCCCCCAAGTCAAGAGGATGGTAAGTCACCCACAACCACACTTAGGGTTCAAGAAGCAATCCTGAAGGAGTTGGGGAGTGAAGAAGTTCGAAAAGTAAATTGCTATGGCCAGGAAGTAGAATCTATGGACACCTCAGAATCAAAAGACTTGGGGTCCCAAACTCCTCAGGGTTTAACATTTAATGATGGCATAAGTGAAGTGAAGGATGAACAGACCCCAGGCTGGACAACAGCCACCAGTGACATGAAATTTGAGTACTTACTCTATGGTCACCGGGAACAGATTGCCTGTCAAGCATGTGGAAAGACATTTTCAGATGAAGCCCGTTTGAGAAAGCATGAAAAGCTCCATACAGCAGACAGACCATTTGTTTGTGAAATGTGTACCAAAGGCTTCACCACTCAGGCCCACTTGAAAGAACACCTCAAAATCCACACTGGCTATAAGCCTTATAGCTGTGAAGTGTGTGGGAAATCATTTATCCGTGCCCCGGACTTAAAAAAACATGAGAGAGTTCATAGTAATGAAAGACCTTTTGCATGCCACATGTGTGATAAAGCCTTTAAACACAAGTCCCATCTAAAAgatcatgaaagaagacacagagGGGAAAAGCCTTTTGTTTGTAGTTCCTGTACAAAGGCGTTTGCCAAGGCATCCGACCTGAAACGCCATGAGAACAATATGCACAGTGAGAGGAAACAGGTCCCCACTAGTGCCATCCAGAGTGAGACTGAACAGTTGCAGGCAGCTGCTATGGCGGCCGAGGCAGAGCAACAGCTTGAAACAATTGCTTGTAGTTAGGTGTGTTCATCAGGGGACAAAGGAAACAGGACTCTTTAAACCCAACAGGCAATTACTGCATAGACTTTAAGATTAAACTGGTCACAAATGAATTTCTGAAGATTAGTCACTGTATTTTTGTGGAAATTGTGAATAGTTGTGATTAAACTGAAGACGGTGCTTGGTTAGATGCTTTAAAAACTTTGGGGAAATATTTCCTCATAATTCTGACCAAATGGTTTTACTGTCGCACGTATCAGATTGTAGTATATCGCCAGTTTgctgttcatttttaaaatggttttaatTTGAGAACTCTTGTATAAgtcatagaagtaaaaaaaaaagaaacaaaaagcttTCTTTTAATTCCTATCTTCCTACTGCAATTGGAGTGTGTTATACAGAATGAATAATTGGGTATATTGATTTCTTAATCACTTTTTGTGACTGCTGGTCAAAGCAAATTTTTATTCCTTAGGAAAAACAACAGTGGGAACACTAATGAAGCCCCTTCCCTATTCAGAGATCCATGTTAGTAGCTGTTGGGGGGAGATATACATGTTATAGGAGGCACTGCCCAAGTATAAAACTTCATTTTGaagcagaaaataaatgattGACCTTGGACTGAGCAATCAAAACATATCTGTAGAAGTCATGACAATACAAATTGATATTCACATTTCGTTTATGCATTTTGTAAAGTTTTGTGTCTTTTCCCCCCTGTGTTTTTCTGTAAAATCCAGATAGTGGTTGCCTCGTGGTGAGGGTTCTTCATCACTTTGTTGCTCCTCCCTCACTTAACCtgattttccttctctaccttcaTACTTACATTGAATTAGATTGTACAGCAGGCTGTACGGCCCACTTGTTTATTGCTATGGCCAGATAGTAAGCACTTGTTCTCTTGAGGCCAAGTTCTTATAGCCTTCTTATTTTGAGGTGTCTCTTTCTATGTGAAGCGTTCTTGTTTTGAAAAGTAAGAGAATGTTGTGATGGATAATGGCAACTGAATAATATGGCTCTTGGAAACACATTTTTTTTGTGTAATTAATTGCCTACCAATTTTCATCAGATTCAATAATTGCAATTGATTttgaattagatttttaaaaaacaatttaagaacAAGACTGTTTAATATAAAGTTGTTAATATTTGAAAGAAGAGTGAACTAAATGCACTTctttatatacatttgtatagCTCATCAGAATTACATCAAGTTATTAAACTCTTTGCTGGACGTGATATGCCTAGTCAAGAAGCcacaaagttgcagaatatgtaaattaataataaaagttttttttattttcagtttgtaAATTGTATAGAATTTTCAATGTTACATATTTCAGGTAAATATGAACAGTGCTGCGCTTTCTTTTGCACATTTGATTAGAATACATTTTATGTCTGCACCAAACATTTATGACTAACATAAAAGCTGCCAGACAAAGTGTTTCTATTTGCTTCATCACTGCTTGCATTTTTACCTAGAAATGAGAATAGCTTTTAAGCAGATTCTGATTATGAAATTTGTTTCAATTTCAGTGTATATCATTCATTTTACCACCTTctttaaaaactctttaaaattccAGCAATAGCTTGAAATACCTTctataataaaacattaattattttttaatatttaaaaatttaggaaaatttaacattttttatttctcattttgtggtggtgtttttttttttaaaccttaatttCCTAAGTTAACTTATAATAGTACCAGTCatggaataaattaaaaagtcaaATTCAGTTCATAAATTTAGTTGAGCATTGTAAAAGGGAAattgtttatgtatttattggcaaaatattttattttgttttaaaaataattgaatttatttacacaaaaatgtttattctctACTGAAAGCAGCCCTATCAtactttctaaattttcttctaataataaaggctaacatttatatagcactttaaggtttgcacagcactttacatacattatctcatttgaacctcacaaccaacttttgaggtaggtgctatttggTAGATATGGAAGCAGGCTGAGAGAGGTTAGAGAACAGAGATGTAGAACTGGGAAAATATTGGAGCCTACTGAGTCCAAACCTTCATTTTAAGGTCTAATGCTCTGTCCACGACATTCTGCTGTCCCTTCCATTCTATAGGAATCATTTATGATTGGGCAACAAATAACTAGTCTTAAGATCTTCCTCACTAGagcaaggtaaaaataaaataattttttagataTAACTTTGATAGGgccattttttccatgtttaaacAAAGAATGTTTAACTTTTTGGTTTCAGTGTTTCAGAAACTTAGTTTGGGGTTCTGTTAtcattgtgttttattttgtccctCTACATATTCTGGGAAGAAAAATACATGTTTCCTATACACTATTGATTAGCCACTACTGTAATCAGTTTTGTTTTTCGCTTTGCACAATTTGGCACAATTTGGACTGGCTGAAGAAGATAGTTTGGGCAACATATAAaacactagatttgaagtcagaagacctacaTACAAATACTAGGTTTTTCCTAGATATACTACCACATACTAGGTATCCTAATTTCTCTATttcctaaaattttaaataaaatcatatatttccTGCCTATCTTATAGGGTTCTTGTGTAAAAATCCAGgtgtaatatatgtataagatTTTCTATAAAATTCTATGTGTTGAAAGAGCAGTTATTGCTTGGGTGATTTCATATGAGGGGGATTATAAGGGAGGTAACAGGAAAGGTAGGTACCTTCGACTCCTCCCTCCCCAAGTAGGCTGTTTCTTAGTTCTAGATCAGGCCATAGGCTTGTTAGATTGCTTCAGTGCTGAGTTTAggtcaatagtgatttggagttaCACAACTGTCTAGTCCTACTATTCCTGAACTCTTTGTCTTAGtagttagaactggaagaaacctcagaaatcTAAGCTAAAGCCTTCATTTTtgtagaaaacagaaaaatgacatgtccaaagtcacataataAATAGTTGTATGGGATTTGAATTCCCAATGCTTTATCTTCAAGCTAAAATGACATTCTCTGCATTTAGACATTACCTCTATGttacttaaaaatcatttttatgtcATTTCCTTACCAATATAATGTTAAGTTTTGCCTCAAGCTTCCATCTTATGAGTATGAAATTTTTAGGAGATCTTAAGTTCCTGCCTTCTGCTTACAtctgtgacctcagacacatggTTTACTCTCTTCCGCTTTTAGTTATTTATCTGTATGGTGAAGAATTTGAGTAGTATTTTTATAGGTTCAAGATCTCAACTTAGCTACCGATTAATTTTGtcactttataaataaatagGACTAAGAAGAATACTATCAGTAAAGGATTCTGAGGTTGACAGCCAAATGAGGCTTGAATACATTTCTCCTCAACttgttttaaagtaaaaatattagAGAGGAGATGGTTCTTTATAAGATTTGGAACTGGAATGTTTAAGAGATCTGACCCAAATCAATCTtgtcttacaaatgaagaaacctgCAGAAGTTccagacttgtgttcaaatcatTTGAAAACACTGAATctagcaagagaactgggttcaCATCCCACCTTTGTTGACACTTATTACATATGTAActttgacaagtcatttagcttcacTGGGCCTCATTTGTTAAAAAATGGGGTTTGGACCAAATGATCTTACCGGTACCTTTTAGCTCTAGACACTAGACTGAAGAGTTGAGATACTAGATAGTAGAGCTAAGGTTTGAGTCCACCCAATTCTGTGCTCTTTCTACATCACCATATTGCCTTTTTAATTGTGTAAATTTAGGCAACTCCAAGTTTACAAATGTACAACTATATCCAAAGTTCATGTGTAAGCCAATTtggttattaaataaaaaatttccataaaAATTATTAGTGCATAGATCTAGCTGATTCAGTATTAAGAATGATAATATTAAACCCAAGTAACAGTTCCTAGAATTAAGGGGCAACAAAATTGCCAAAATGTTAGATGCTGGTAAAATTTGTCCAAGGCTTCACAACCTCTATACTATTATTAAATTTCATCCTACCCTAAACTTCAGGCTGTAGTACCACATTCTTCCTTACACTGTTTGTCTAAGAGCTGTATTGTCCTCTTCTAAAAGAATTCCCTTAGTTAGTTAGTGCCAGTCTCAATTGAGTGTTAGTAGAAAAACAATCCAATTTGATTTGACCAATTAATATAAATGTGTGGCAGCTTcccaaaggggtgtgtgtgtatgtgtgtgtgagagattaCATAAAAAGATAtctttagaaatatatatgtataaaaatttacaaaatgagaTTCATATGAATCTGCAATTTTCAAACaatgagaggaaataaaatgcaTTCAGATTGGAGTTAGGGAAAAGTATTGTGAGGTAGGGATAGTTTGGTTCTGTCTAAAAGTAATGCCCCTAAGATTGAGTGTCTTCTAACTTCCTGTTGTTTTTATAGCATCCTCTgagcctcttttaaaaaaattatttacagtTTTTAAATGTGCTTTATAGATATCTTATTTGGTCATCTCAGTAACCCTATGAAGTAAATACTAAAGCTATAATTAGCCCTGTtatataggtgaggaaacagtcTTTTAGATGTCACAATTAttgacaaatttttttttgtattctacaGAACATTCCTTCCACTGCACTATGCAGTCTGCAATTGATGGCTTACACTATAGAGAAAAGGAAGCCagtttgtatatattatttaagTGTGATGTGATCAAAATAACATTCAATACTATTTTTGTTCTAGTTATGATTTCTAAAAATAGTGTGTCAAATTCAATCTGAACATCCcactattaaaattttttgataatCCAAATTTTTTCTTTAGATTATTTTAGTAATTCCTCCAATTCTGTTTTATCTTTAGCCAAGAactacaggaagaaaaaaaaaaaacaagtggaaGTGTTGATATTTTCCTGGGATCATTTTCTATTCTGCACCATTCTGAGTTAAAGTTGTTGATCCTTCCCTCCCTAATAGCTTATCACTGACAGCAATAAAAGTCATTGTCTTGAATTCTTGATCATAatttggggatggggggggaTTCCTATGCTACAAATAGACATAACTTCATTGCTTCAGTGATTTTATTTGGATACTCTTTGACTTTGTAAATAAGAACAAGCTTAGAACAATAGGAAGCATCCTTTGAGGTTTaataatgaatcatttaaaataattagcaCAAATATGCCACAAAACAAAGGCAAGTGAGTTGCTCCTTTTCTGAACATTCTCTTAAAACAAAGTGATTGGAATACTACGTATTGTTCAGTTTTATTTTAGTAGCTGAGCTCAATGTAAaataatgaaacatttattaattaaaatgttcCAGGAGAATGGAGATCTGTTGATTAGTTTAATATTCTGGTTTACTGaaggttaaggagaaaatcctttttcttctctttttttaaaataatgaaatatcaaTACCCTTTCATATTTTGGTGAATACATTCTAATTAACAGTCTTtttcaaagcatttaaaaaaatgatgggaATTTGTAGTGCCTCAGAATTTCAGTCAGGATCGCATTTATcatatagaaaatataagaaattggACTGATTATGTTTTAATCTCAGATCAGATaatagaagtgatttttttttaaaacccttaccttctgtcttggagtcaatactgtattgactccaaggcagaagaatggtaagggctaggcaatggggctcaagtgacttgcccagggtcatactgctgggaagtgtctgaggtcagatttgaacctaggacctcctttctctaggcctggttctcaatccactgagctacccagctgccccctatagaagtgattttttagaaaatatattttttcattgaacttGTTCTAGAATAATTATCCTCTTAGTGTtgtcaaaagcaaaagaaaaaatcatttgacTTCATTTCTATTAAATTGTGAAGTTTTTAATAGAGAGATGGATCCAATAAAATATAATGCCTAGCAGCCTTAGAATTTCTCTAAACATCTAATCTGTCTCTGAATTTATTAATACaagatatgtattttaaaaaaaatacagagttGAAAGGAACCCCAGAAACTTGCACTACCTCTTTTGTAGATATCAAACATTCATTATGTGCTTATATGCCATGGAAACTAAcaatttaatgacttgcccaaggtgacaaatgaaaataatttttaattcaacTGGAAATGTGAAGAAATAACCCTTTCC
This sequence is a window from Monodelphis domestica isolate mMonDom1 chromosome 3, mMonDom1.pri, whole genome shotgun sequence. Protein-coding genes within it:
- the ZBTB14 gene encoding zinc finger and BTB domain-containing protein 14, whose translation is MEFFISMSETIKYNDDDHKTLFLKTLNEQRLEGEFCDIAIVVEDVKFRAHRCVLAACSTYFKKLFKKLEVDSSSVIEIDFLRSDIFEEVLNYMYTAKISVKKEDVNLMMSSGQILGIRFLDKLCSQKRDVSSPEENNTQAKNKYCLKINRPIGESTDNQDDEVEEIGDQDDSPSDDTVEGTPPSQEDGKSPTTTLRVQEAILKELGSEEVRKVNCYGQEVESMDTSESKDLGSQTPQGLTFNDGISEVKDEQTPGWTTATSDMKFEYLLYGHREQIACQACGKTFSDEARLRKHEKLHTADRPFVCEMCTKGFTTQAHLKEHLKIHTGYKPYSCEVCGKSFIRAPDLKKHERVHSNERPFACHMCDKAFKHKSHLKDHERRHRGEKPFVCSSCTKAFAKASDLKRHENNMHSERKQVPTSAIQSETEQLQAAAMAAEAEQQLETIACS